The Sphingobacteriales bacterium nucleotide sequence AATTGATTGTATCTGCCTGCAGCAATTTTGCTTTAAAATTGTCATCTGGTATATAGACAATAGTGTCTTGTGCTTTGGCGTTTTGTAGTATGAATATACTTAATACAAATAATGTTGCTTGTAAAATGTTTCTCATAATATATCTGATTATATATACAAATATACATTCATTTTTTATAAAATTATGCATACTTATGCAATGTAATAAAAAAAATATTATCTAGATTTATATCTAATAAATGAATAATTGAGTATCTATTTTACAATATTATTTAAGTAAATTGATAAAATCATCAAATAGGTATCTGGAATCATGTGGTCCTGGTGCGCCTTCTGGATGATATTGTACAGCAAAAGCTTTTTTGTTTTTTACTGCAAATCCTTCTACTGTATTATCATTCAAATTAATATGTGTAAGTTCTGCCAACTTAGAAGATTTTAGTATTTCTGCATCTACTGCAAAACCATGGTTTTGTGTTGTAATTTCGCACTTTCCTGTTTTTAGGTTTCTTACAGGATGATTGCCACCTCTATGTCCGTGATGCAATTTATATGTTGGAATATCTATAGCTCTGGCTAAAATTTGGTTGCCTAAACAAATACCAAACAACGGTTGGTTGTTTTCCAAAATTGCTTTTACAGTTTGTACTGCATAATCCATTGGTGCTGGGTCGCCTGGTCCGTTTGAAATAAAGAAACCATCTGGATTAAAATCTAATAATTCTGCATAGGATGTTTTGGCTGGAAATACCTTTACTATGCAATCTCTATCTACAAAATTTCTTATTATATTTTTTTTAATACCAAAATCTAAAGCTGCAATTTTATATTTGGCATGCTCCTCACCTACTGTGTAAGTTTCTTTAGTACTAACTTTTGATGCCAATTCTAAACCATCCATAGATGGTACTTTTTTAAGCTCATTTTTCAGTTCGTCTAAAGATAGTATCTCTGAAGAAATAATTGCATTCATGGCGCCTTTTTCACGCACATGTCTTACAATTGCTCTGGTATCTAAATT carries:
- the carA gene encoding glutamine-hydrolyzing carbamoyl-phosphate synthase small subunit, with product MEKAILLLEDGTYFEANACGKTGTATGEICFNTSMTGYHELFTDPSYFGQLLISTNVHVGNYGIKHTEEESNQIQIAGLICREYTNHYSRHQADSNIQQYFEDNNLVGITNLDTRAIVRHVREKGAMNAIISSEILSLDELKNELKKVPSMDGLELASKVSTKETYTVGEEHAKYKIAALDFGIKKNIIRNFVDRDCIVKVFPAKTSYAELLDFNPDGFFISNGPGDPAPMDYAVQTVKAILENNQPLFGICLGNQILARAIDIPTYKLHHGHRGGNHPVRNLKTGKCEITTQNHGFAVDAEILKSSKLAELTHINLNDNTVEGFAVKNKKAFAVQYHPEGAPGPHDSRYLFDDFINLLK